Proteins from a genomic interval of Bos mutus isolate GX-2022 chromosome 15, NWIPB_WYAK_1.1, whole genome shotgun sequence:
- the LOC102277914 gene encoding probable inactive 1-aminocyclopropane-1-carboxylate synthase-like protein 2, giving the protein MSGNKESGSRQPAEASGNTQTTSGPSDTPHTPCVQMRHQALRYRSIHTQLMEMVLTLQQTVEDHIVRLTSRPQQQDLALEDQWHSQAIREQEALLGRLLFQIVSFLPAGAPGDQSVQPPCMSTDSRGDVGGGQPVQANRQTGQMFYQESDFENTVISYDLSNRGIDISALYHLSFRDYDTYQGNKYHKDKNTLGYINLGTSENKLCTDLLAERLSQSDMTYVDEDLLQYTDWRGQPFLRKEVARFLTFYCKTPKPLDPENVVILNGCSAVFSALAMVLCDPGEAFLVPTPSYGGFAFSTHLYAKVKLVPVHLESQVTEANGYPFQLTVDKLEHALLRAKIEGKKVRGLVLINPQNPLGDVYSQDSMMEYLEFAKKYNLHVIVDEMYMLSVFDEAITFHSVLSMKSLPDPNKTHVIWGASKDFCISGFRFGALYTHNREVASAMSCFGYLHSISGIAQYKLRQLLQDREWIDNIYLPSYHFRLQEAHRYVTRKLKASKVPFLNRGSGLYVWINLKQYLDPCTFEEELLLHHRFLDHKLILSPGKTFMCKEPGWFRLVFAARPHLLRNAMRRFQQVLVEQAQERTVKQLEDAMKEEVFTPSQRLQPVPLSGSPDVSLGSGRLGARLEP; this is encoded by the exons ATGAGTGGAAACAAGGAGAGCG GTTCCAGGCAGCCTGCTGAGGCCAGTGGGAATACCCAGACTACAAGTGGCCCATCAGACACCCCCCACACGCCCTGTGTCCAGATGAGGCACCAGGCCCTCAGATACCGCAGCATCCACACCCAGCTGATGGAGATGGTGCTGACCTTGCAACAGACTGTGGAGGATCACATCGTGCGGCTGACGTCCAGACCTCAGCAGCAGGACCTGGCGCTGGAGGACCAGTGGCACAGTCAGGCCATCAGGGAGCAGGAGGCGCTCCTGGGTCGCTTATTGTTCCAGATCGTCAGCTTCCTGCCGGCTGGGGCCCCAGGCGACCAGAGCGTCCAACCGCCTTGCATGTCCACGGACTCCAGGGGTGATGTCGGTGGTGGGCAGCCGGTCCAAGCAAACAGGCAGACTGGCCAGATGTTCTACCAAGAGAGCGATTTTGAAAATACAGTTATCAGCTATGACCTGTCCAACCGTGGGATTGATATCTCTGCCTTATACCACTTGAGCTTCCGGGACTATGACACCTACCAAGGAAACAAATACCACAAGGACAAGAACACCTTG GGCTACATCAACCTTGGTACCAGTGAGAACAAGCTCTGTACTGATCTTCTGGCTGAGAGG TTGAGTCAGAGTGACATGACCTACGTTGATGAAGATCTACTGCAGTACACTGATTGGAGAGGGCAACCATT CCTGCGGAAAGAAGTGGCCCGGTTCCTGACCTTCTACTGTAAGACACCTAAGCCCCTTGACCCAGAAAAT GTGGTCATTCTAAATGGCTGCTCCGCTGTCTTCTCTGCTCTGGCCATGGTTCTGTGTGATCCAGGTG AGGCCTTTCTAGTCCCCACCCCCTCCTATGGGGGCTTCGCCTTTAGTACCCACCTGTATGCGAAAGTCAAGCTGGTTCCTGTCCACCTGGAGAGTCAG GTCACTGAGGCAAATGGCTACCCCTTCCAGCTCACTGTGGATAAGCTGGAGCACGCCCTGCTCAGGGCTAAGATTGAG GGGAAAAAGGTCAGAGGTCTTGTGCTAATCAACCCTCAGAATCCTCTGGGAGATGTCTACTCCCAAGACTCCATGATGGAATATCTGGAATTTGCCAAGAA GTACAACCTCCACGTGATTGTAGATGAGATGTACATGCTGTCTGTGTTTGATGAAGCCATCACATTCCACAGTGTTCTGAGCATGAAGAG TTTGCCTGATCCCAACAAGACCCACGTGATCTGGGGCGCCAGTAAG gATTTCTGCATCTCTGGCTTCCGCTTTGGCGCTCTGTATACCCACAACAGGGAGGTGGCCTCTGCCATGAGCTGCTTTGGCTACCTCCATAGCATCTCTGGCATCGCCCAGTACAAGCTGCGTCAGCTGCTTCAGGACAGAG AATGGATTGACAATATATACCTGCCCAGTTATCACTTCCGGCTGCAGGAGGCTCACAGGTATGTCACTCGCAAGCTAAAGGCATCGAAGGTCCCTTTTCTCAATCGTGGCTCCGGCCTCTATGTCTGGATCAACTTGAAACAG TACCTGGACCCGTGCACGTTTGAGGAAGAGCTGCTCCTCCATCACCGCTTCCTGGACCACAAGCTGATCTTGTCCCCGGGCAAGACCTTCATGTgtaaggagcctggctggttccGCCTCGTCTTTGCAGCCAGGCCCCACCTGCTGAGAAACG